The window TCAATTGGGAAGGTGTTTTTTAGTGCGGTATGATATGTTTGTTTTTCTTTGGTGTTAGTTCCTTTTTGAGTGAATATACCCCAGACCTCAGCGACAGATTTAAATTTATTTCTAAGAAGGGTAAATCGGAACCATAAAGACCAATGACCATCTATTGGGTTTAATTTCCAATACCAGACTTCATACGCATATCCCTTTAAATCAGGCAAGAGGAAAGATTCATTAGTTATTTTATATGGGTATTGCATGGGATTTTAATTTATTTAAGATTCGTTTTTTGGTATGTTTTGAATTTTAATTTTTAGGTATAAAACAAAACAGCAAATAGCAAAATCGAGAACGCCACCGACTATATATCCAAATATGTATGCATGAACAACAAAGAGGTAAAAATAACCCAATGCGGAAATAAGTTTAGAAAGAATATGGACATTTAATAATATTTTATTATGCGGGTCTCGTGAAGATTGAAAAGCGATGTATGTCAGGACAAACATTAATGAACCTACGAGGGGTAGCCAGAAGTAGTCCACATTTTTATCGGGTAGGGGTTGAAGCACCTTTAGGAAGATAGGTAAGAAATTGAGAATATAGTTAACGCCATCGGGTATGAAGAAGAAGAACAGTGCACCAATGAAGTATGCCAAAGACAATAGCCTCATCGAGAACTTAAAAAATACTATCATTTTTTCCGTTTTATTTATTTCGTCAATGTCTGTATCCATGGTTAGCCCTTTCTAAAGCTTTATTGAAATTAAAATTTATACATAAAATATTGCAAAAAATAGGGAGGGATTACAACAAAGATAGATGAATGGTATTCCCCTATAATATAAAAATTATAAGTAATATGGGGAAATTATGTAGAAAGAAAGTTTTTACGATGATAAGTTTATTTTAATGAGTGAAGTAATCTGGTTCGTTTCCTGATTTCCACTTGATATTACAACCTATACTTGGTTTCTGACGAGAAGGAACAGGTTTGCCTTCTAATAGGCAGTCCAAGGCAGTTCTTAGGTCTTTACCATCAACTGGCTTCCCATTTCCAGGACGAGAGTCGTCAAATTGTCCACGATATACCAGATGGAAATTGCTATCAAACAAAAAGAAATCAGGTGTACACGCAGACTTATAAGATTTAGCCACCTCTTGCGTTTCATCAAATAGATATGGAAACATATAACCCCAGTTTTCTGCTACTTCTTTCATTTTATCAGGATGGTCTTCGGGATATTTTTCAACATCATTCGAATTGATGGCAACAATTCCAATCCCCTTGTATTGATATTCATTTGTTAGTTTTACTAATTCTTGTTGTATATGTTTTACAAAGGGACAGTGATTGCAAATAAACATTACTAATAGTCCTTTTTTACCTTTAAAATCATCCCTACGAACCCACTTACCGTTTATATCCTTTAAACAAAAATCAGGTGCCTTTGTTCCTAATGGTAACATAGTTGAGTTTACTGCGACCATATAGATTTCCTTTTTTTTGTTTTATAACATGTATGATTAGAAAAAAATTCCTTTTCTATTTGAATTAAGTAATATGTTTTTTCTATGATTAACAGACTGTATAACAAATAATTCTTAATAAATATATAAAACATTAGATGAAAGGGTACTTTTATGATTAAATCATGTGTTTTAAGGGGATTAGTTTTATTTGTATTATTTCTTACCATAGCATCTTTTGCAATAGCAGAGTTGCAAAGTGTATCGGTCGGTGGAGAGTTGAGGATACGAGGCCGTTGGTATATCAATACCTTTGCCCCGCGTGAGGAGCGGATACCACCTGCTTATGTTCAATGGCGACCTGTGGGAGGGAAAAAGATTACATCTATGTTTAAGTGGGATAAAGATGGTAGCGATTGGTCGAGATATGAGACCTCAGTGTTATTAAATTTTAAGGCTGATTTTACTGATGACGTTTCTGCTTTTTTTGAGTTATATGATTGGCATATCTGGGGTGAAGATTTCCGTTCAAAAGATTATATGACTGGTGTTGATGTGAGAGCAGAATCGAAAGATGATGTGGAAATTGAGCAAGCTTATATAGAGATGAGAAATATATATGGTACGCCTTTAACCCTTCGAGTAGGTCGTCAAGACTTGATTATGGGTAAGGGATGGTTGGTTACTAATATGTTAACACCCTCTCAATATTCATCCCATGACGCTATACGACTGACCTATAAAGAAGGGGATTGGACTGTCGATGCGTTTGCATCGAAATTAAATGACCGTTATCAGGAAGAGCAGGATGGTGACCTTGATTTCTATGGTGTTTATGGAACGTATGCAGGATGGAAGCCATTGTCTGTGTCTGCCTATTGGTATTTCTTAAGGGATGGTTTGAGTCCTCATGATACAACAGGGAATCCAGTCCAAGAATTTGTAGAAGATATATTGAATAGAGATGATTATGGAGTTACAAAGCTTCATACTGTTGGTATTCGTGCTTTCGGGAAGTCCTCTGGATTTGATTATGATTTAGAGTTGGCATATCAATTTGGTGAAGCCGATTCGTTAGGTGCTACATTTAAGCCGATTGGTGGTATGTATGGTGATGATGATGCAAACTGGGGTGATTTAGGTGCGGAATTGACGTTAGGTTATACCTTTGAGGATGTAAAGTGGTCTCCACGAGTCTATACATTGGGTGTGTATTATCAGGGGCATGATAATCGAAGCATTGATTTTTGGGATTGGTTAAATCCATTTTATGAACCAGAAGCAAGTCATTCTTTTAATAGGTTATTTTCCGATAAAAACTATTTGCCGACTGTGAATGATAATGGTTGGCTCTCTAATTATTGGCAGGTTCAATTAGGTATTGAATTAAA is drawn from Candidatus Hydrogenedens sp. and contains these coding sequences:
- a CDS encoding thioredoxin family protein; protein product: MVAVNSTMLPLGTKAPDFCLKDINGKWVRRDDFKGKKGLLVMFICNHCPFVKHIQQELVKLTNEYQYKGIGIVAINSNDVEKYPEDHPDKMKEVAENWGYMFPYLFDETQEVAKSYKSACTPDFFLFDSNFHLVYRGQFDDSRPGNGKPVDGKDLRTALDCLLEGKPVPSRQKPSIGCNIKWKSGNEPDYFTH
- a CDS encoding alginate export family protein; translation: MIKSCVLRGLVLFVLFLTIASFAIAELQSVSVGGELRIRGRWYINTFAPREERIPPAYVQWRPVGGKKITSMFKWDKDGSDWSRYETSVLLNFKADFTDDVSAFFELYDWHIWGEDFRSKDYMTGVDVRAESKDDVEIEQAYIEMRNIYGTPLTLRVGRQDLIMGKGWLVTNMLTPSQYSSHDAIRLTYKEGDWTVDAFASKLNDRYQEEQDGDLDFYGVYGTYAGWKPLSVSAYWYFLRDGLSPHDTTGNPVQEFVEDILNRDDYGVTKLHTVGIRAFGKSSGFDYDLELAYQFGEADSLGATFKPIGGMYGDDDANWGDLGAELTLGYTFEDVKWSPRVYTLGVYYQGHDNRSIDFWDWLNPFYEPEASHSFNRLFSDKNYLPTVNDNGWLSNYWQVQLGIELKPTEKILLHLHGAYDGIVSPFDPPKTAKIFGRRFYAVPYLSFWTDEGESDIGWEIAAWMKYNYSKDLWFMLYGNYLFVGDGLANGAYIQGNGTDFSGGTDNNDAGYIFWMTVLKF